In a genomic window of Acropora muricata isolate sample 2 chromosome 2, ASM3666990v1, whole genome shotgun sequence:
- the LOC136904618 gene encoding cation channel sperm-associated auxiliary subunit epsilon-like isoform X4 — MIIETTVTVGCPPFRRIFPRGKPSSCDGFQNFSFIIPRGQRKDIFLEGHDTSDKLVDYDLEQLGCPFKRLKNEPFKPVIDLYDGELFLDEVDANYVLWEQQGRAGFEYSATMKETHSKASCYKSVCSTQAGCVREAQSWELMIKSMQGTNKEAAWSKQNFRSCFEDPPSEPVIPENLSQAYEIMNSSSLSHIVWTDDGIFIFTLKVIDPEFRNIILSSTFTTKKPVSFLVIICIVALFICIPRNFPWSISLPSKNKMFALVLLDSIMNISSMINSCHQMHYIWQSKINIHILWK, encoded by the exons GAAACCGTCGAGCTGTGATGGTTTCCAGAACTTTTCCTTCATCATCCCACG GGGTCAGCGAAAGGACATTTTCCTTGAAGGCCACGATACTTCAGACAAG TTAGTCGATTACGACTTAGAGCAGTTGGGATGTCCATTTAAGAGACTGAAGAACGAACCTTTCAAACCAGTCATTGATCT aTACGATGGAGAATTGTTTTTGGATGAAGTGGACGCAAATTATGTTTTGTGGGAACAGCAAGGCCGAGCTGGTTTCGAATATAGTGCCACAATGAAGGAG ACTCATTCGAAGGCAAGCTGTTACAAAAGTGTTTGTTCCACGCAGGCTGGATGTGTAAGAGAAGCTCAGAGTTGGGAGCTGATGATAAAATCGATGCAAGGAACAAACAAGGAAGCAGCGTGGTCGAAACAG AATTTCCGCAGCTGTTTTGAAGATCCCCCAAGTGAACCCGTGATCCCAGAAAATCTGAGTCAAGCTTACGAGATTATGAATAGTTCTTCATTGTCACATATCGTGTGGACTGATGATGGGATTTTTATCTTCACCCTCAAAGTCATTGATCCTGAATTCAG GAATATCATCCTCAGCTCCACTTTCACCACCAAGAAACCTGTCAGTTTTCTTGTTATTATCTGCATCGTCGCTTTGTTCATCTGCATCCCGCGTAACTTCCCTTGGTCCATTTCTTTGCCAAGCAAGAACAAAATGTTTGCTTTAGTATTGCTGGATTCCATCATGAACATCAGCTCTATGATAAATTCTTGCCATCAGATGCACTATATTTGGcaatcaaaaattaatattcacaTCTTGTGGAAGTGA